One Caretta caretta isolate rCarCar2 chromosome 8, rCarCar1.hap1, whole genome shotgun sequence DNA window includes the following coding sequences:
- the MYOC gene encoding myocilin isoform X1, which produces MLVVWLLLSVGLARAALGSTAHLRRANDRNSRCIYSFVVPSPNEASCPEPGQATSAMWELQRESNAQRSELESAKARLSLLENLVTQLHVALGAGGSSASTVELQRELDRLRMERAQQESQVSRLEAAYSTLGQEKSFLEEEKRRLEQEKAELGRRLESSTQEIAQLRTSQRHQVSEAPAQDSQQGSQEVSKWDLESFDYQELKSELTEVPASSDFEEHPSHPATGDTATGCGQLVWVGEPVTFRRAETIAGKYGVWMRDPEPVPPYTPETTWRVDAIGTDIRQVFEYDDSDQFMKGYPSKVHILPWSMESTGAIVYRGSLYFQRRKSRMVAKYDLKTETITVQKDIPSAGYHGQFPYSWGGYTDIDLAVDEMGLWVTYSTDKAKGAIILSKLDPETLEVEQTWKTNIRKQAVANSFMICGTLYTISSYSAPDATVNFSYHTATSTSEPLSIRFENRYGYSSMVDYNPTERKLFAWDNFNMVTYDIRLSRI; this is translated from the exons ATGCTCGTGGTTTGGCTGTTGCTGTCAGTGGGCCTGGCCCGGGCGGCTCTGGGGAGCACGGCCCACCTCAGGAGGGCCAACGACAGGAACAGCAGATGCATCTACTCTTTCGTAGTCCCCAGCCCGAATGAGGCCAGCTGTCCAGAACCGGGCCAGGCAACGTCAGCCATGTGGGAACTCCAGAGGGAGAGCAACGCACAGCGCTCGGAGCTGGAGTCAGCCAAGGCCAGGCTGAGCCTCCTGGAGAACTTGGTGACCCAGCTGCACGTGGcgctgggtgcagggggctcctCTGCTTCCACCGTGGAGCTCCAGAGAGAGCTGGACAGGCTGAGGATGGAAAGAGCTCAGCAGGAGTCTCAAGTCAGCAGGCTGGAGGCTGCCTACAGCACCCTTGGGCAGGAGAAGTCCTTCCTGGAAGAGGAGAAGAGGCGACTGGAGCAGGAAAAAGCTGAGCTgggaaggaggctggagagcagcacccaggagatagcTCAGCTGAGGACCAGCCAACGTCACCAGGTCAGCGAGGCACCCGCCCAGGACTCCCAGCAAGGCTCCCAAGAAG TTTCCAAGTGGGATCTGGAGAGTTTTGACTATCAGGAGCTGAAATCTGAGCTGACGGAGGTGCCCGCTTCCAGTGACTTCGAGGAGCAccccagccaccctgccactgGGGACACGGCCACCG GGTGCGGACAGCTGGTCTGGGTGGGGGAACCCGTGACCTTCCGCAGGGCTGAGACTATCGCTGGCAAGTATGGCGTGTGGATGAGGGACCCAGAGCCTGTTCCCCCCTACACTCCCGAGACCACTTGGAGAGTTGATGCCATTGGCACTGACATCCGCCAGGTCTTTGAATACGATGACTCTGATCAGTTCATGAAGGGCTATCCCTCCAAGGTCCACATCCTGCCCTGGTCCATGGAGAGCACCGGAGCCATCGTATACAGGGGATCCCTGTACTTCCAGCGGCGCAAGTCCAGAATGGTGGCCAAGTACGACCTGAAGACAGAAACGATCACAGTCCAAAAGGACATCCCCAGTGCTGGCTACCATGGCCAATTCCCCTATTCCTGGGGGGGGTATACAGACATTGACCTAGCTGTCGATGAGATGGGGCTGTGGGTGACATACAGCACAGACAAGGCCAAAGGGGCCATCATCCTCTCCAAATTGGAtccagagaccctggaggttgaGCAGACTTGGAAAACCAACATCCGCAAACAAGCTGTGGCCAACTCCTTTATGATCTGTGGCACCTTGTACACCATCAGTAGCTACTCAGCCCCAGATGCCACGGTCAACTTTTCCTACCATACAGCCACCAGCACCAGCGAGCCGCTGAGCATCCGCTTCGAGAACCGCTATGGGTACAGCAGCATGGTGGACTACAACCCCACAGAGAGAAAGCTCTTCGCTTGGGACAATTTCAACATGGTCACTTATGACATCAGACTCTCCAGGATATGA
- the MYOC gene encoding myocilin isoform X2 — MLVVWLLLSVGLARAALGSTAHLRRANDRNSRCIYSFVVPSPNEASCPEPGQATSAMWELQRESNAQRSELESAKARLSLLENLVTQLHVALGAGGSSASTVELQRELDRLRMERAQQESQVSRLEAAYSTLGQEKSFLEEEKRRLEQEKAELGRRLESSTQEIAQLRTSQRHQVSEAPAQDSQQGSQEGCGQLVWVGEPVTFRRAETIAGKYGVWMRDPEPVPPYTPETTWRVDAIGTDIRQVFEYDDSDQFMKGYPSKVHILPWSMESTGAIVYRGSLYFQRRKSRMVAKYDLKTETITVQKDIPSAGYHGQFPYSWGGYTDIDLAVDEMGLWVTYSTDKAKGAIILSKLDPETLEVEQTWKTNIRKQAVANSFMICGTLYTISSYSAPDATVNFSYHTATSTSEPLSIRFENRYGYSSMVDYNPTERKLFAWDNFNMVTYDIRLSRI, encoded by the exons ATGCTCGTGGTTTGGCTGTTGCTGTCAGTGGGCCTGGCCCGGGCGGCTCTGGGGAGCACGGCCCACCTCAGGAGGGCCAACGACAGGAACAGCAGATGCATCTACTCTTTCGTAGTCCCCAGCCCGAATGAGGCCAGCTGTCCAGAACCGGGCCAGGCAACGTCAGCCATGTGGGAACTCCAGAGGGAGAGCAACGCACAGCGCTCGGAGCTGGAGTCAGCCAAGGCCAGGCTGAGCCTCCTGGAGAACTTGGTGACCCAGCTGCACGTGGcgctgggtgcagggggctcctCTGCTTCCACCGTGGAGCTCCAGAGAGAGCTGGACAGGCTGAGGATGGAAAGAGCTCAGCAGGAGTCTCAAGTCAGCAGGCTGGAGGCTGCCTACAGCACCCTTGGGCAGGAGAAGTCCTTCCTGGAAGAGGAGAAGAGGCGACTGGAGCAGGAAAAAGCTGAGCTgggaaggaggctggagagcagcacccaggagatagcTCAGCTGAGGACCAGCCAACGTCACCAGGTCAGCGAGGCACCCGCCCAGGACTCCCAGCAAGGCTCCCAAGAAG GGTGCGGACAGCTGGTCTGGGTGGGGGAACCCGTGACCTTCCGCAGGGCTGAGACTATCGCTGGCAAGTATGGCGTGTGGATGAGGGACCCAGAGCCTGTTCCCCCCTACACTCCCGAGACCACTTGGAGAGTTGATGCCATTGGCACTGACATCCGCCAGGTCTTTGAATACGATGACTCTGATCAGTTCATGAAGGGCTATCCCTCCAAGGTCCACATCCTGCCCTGGTCCATGGAGAGCACCGGAGCCATCGTATACAGGGGATCCCTGTACTTCCAGCGGCGCAAGTCCAGAATGGTGGCCAAGTACGACCTGAAGACAGAAACGATCACAGTCCAAAAGGACATCCCCAGTGCTGGCTACCATGGCCAATTCCCCTATTCCTGGGGGGGGTATACAGACATTGACCTAGCTGTCGATGAGATGGGGCTGTGGGTGACATACAGCACAGACAAGGCCAAAGGGGCCATCATCCTCTCCAAATTGGAtccagagaccctggaggttgaGCAGACTTGGAAAACCAACATCCGCAAACAAGCTGTGGCCAACTCCTTTATGATCTGTGGCACCTTGTACACCATCAGTAGCTACTCAGCCCCAGATGCCACGGTCAACTTTTCCTACCATACAGCCACCAGCACCAGCGAGCCGCTGAGCATCCGCTTCGAGAACCGCTATGGGTACAGCAGCATGGTGGACTACAACCCCACAGAGAGAAAGCTCTTCGCTTGGGACAATTTCAACATGGTCACTTATGACATCAGACTCTCCAGGATATGA
- the LOC125641823 gene encoding allograft inflammatory factor 1-like — MQEKQEKEFCLVNKEYLADEPFRDIPNLQAKLDQLKGMFMGYDATSTGEIDYPTMSRILQEFGVFQNPLELKALVQEITGNTGSTIPYKDFTMVMLGRRSTMCQRIMHYNGKGGGVVKRPSLMDAGPYVTYLECTLSGVPSPLATLPPPPPPSPVDGCPET, encoded by the exons ATGCAGGAGAAACAGGAGAAAGAATTTTGTCTAGTTAACAAG GAGTACCTGGCTGATGAACCATTTCGAGACATTCCAAATCTACAGGCAAAGCTTGATCAGCTGAAGG GCATGTTTATGGGATATGATGCCACAAGCACAGGAGAAATTG ACTATCCAACGATGAGCAGGATACTGCAGGAGTTTGGGGTTTTCCAAAACCCCTTGGAGCTCAAGGCGCTGGTCCAGGAAATCACAGGGAACACAGGCAGCACCATCCCTTACAAGGACTTCACTATGGTTATGCTGGGCCGCAGATCGACCATGTGCCAACG GATCATGCACTAcaatgggaaaggaggaggagtggTGAAGAGGCCCAGCCTGATGGATGCTGGCCCCTATGTAACCTACTTGGAATGCACTCTCTCCGGAGTCCCCTCTCCTCTTGCCACTCTCCCGCCGCCACCTCCCCCATCTCCAGTTGATGGCTGCCCTGAGACCTAG